The DNA sequence CCCTTGAACGAGGCTTCGAGCTCTTGGATAATCTTTCCGTTTCCGCGAACAGGGCCGTCGAGTCGCTGCAAATTACAATTGACGACGAAGGTGAGGTTGTCGAGTTGCTGTGAGGCAGCTAGGTGAAGAACACCGCGCGATTCGACTTCGTCCATTTCGCCGTCGCCCATGAAGGCCCAGACATGTTGGTTGGACGTATCCTTTAATCCGCGGCCTTGAAGGTAGCGGTCATACCACGCTTGATAAATAGCTGAAATTGGCCCTAGGCCGAGGGAAACCGTTGGGAATTCCCAAAAATCGTCCATTTGACGCGGATGTGGGTAGGACGGGATTCCGCGACCGCCTGAGCGGCGTGAAGCTTGTTGCCGGAATGAATCAAGGTCTGCTTCACTTAACCGGCCTTCGAGGTATGCGCGGGCATAGTTGCCGGGAGAGGAGTGGCCTTGGAAGAAGATATGGTCTCCGCCGCCTTCTGCATTTTTACCTCGGAAGAACCAGTTGTGACCAACTTCGTAGAGTGTTGCTTGTGCTGCGTAGGATGAGATGTGACCGCCTACGCCAATGTTTGGGTTTTGCTGACGAGTAACTTGCACGGCAGCATTCCATCGTGTCCACCGGCGGAATTCTCGTTCAAGTTTTTCGTCACCTGGATAGAAAGGCTCGTCTTCTGCATCGATAGTGTTGATGTAAGGAGTGACGATATTGCGGGGGAATTGGATGCCGCGCTTACGAGCGTGGCGCTCCATTTCCATGAGGAGGTAACGCGTGCGTGGTCCACCCTTATCGTCGATTAATCCTTCAAGTGATTCAATCCATTCGCGCGTTTCTTCTGGATCGATATCAGGAATGCGGTTGTAGAGGCCATTCAGTAGCGGCCGAGTGGGCTGTAGGCTCACGTTATCTCCCTCGCTAGTTGTTATCTTGCATCATCGCGATAGATATCACCGAGATATAGTGCTCCGATGCGCTACTTCTAATCTATCGTGAAATAGGCATTCAGTCCTAGGTATGAGGGGTAATTGAGCTTAGGATAACGCTCACGTCAAGATTCAGTAAATAAAGTGGGGGTGTATATTTTAGAAGTTCTGTGTGTGAAGATGCAGAAATCCAACGTGCTTGCCTACAATGTTTGTAGGCATACGTCTGTATGTTTATGCGTAGCATAGTGCTAAAAATGAAAGGGAGGTCCGGTGTCCGGGTCTACTGCTGGCGAGGCTTACGGTTTCGGTAAAGGTGCGATTGTTCAAGAGTTTGGCTATGACGACGACGTCGCTTTTGAACTTCGTGAAGATATTGAAACTGCTACAGGCGTTGAACTTGAAGATGAAGACTACCGAGGCGTAGCCGATGGTGTGCTTGCCTGGTGGCGGGCGGACGACGGGGACGTTGATGATCTTACCGATTACCTCGTTGATGTTGCAGCTTCGCTTGATTCGGATCTTTCTGTTGTCTGGCTTGTTGTTCCTGCTCCGCGAGAAGATCTCCATGTGCCGACTGATGTTGTTAATGAAGCGGCTAAGACTGCTGGTATGTCAGTCACTCGTACTATGGGGGTTGGAGCTCACTGGACTGCGTATCGCATCACAGTTTCGCGTTCTTATTGATTTCAGTTTTGACATAGCTTGAGATTCGGGCTAAGCTGTCTCTCGGACTCTTAGCTCAGTTGGTAGAGCAACGCGTTTACACCGCGTGTGTCATCGGTTCGAGCCCGGTAGGGTCCACGTATGAAATAATCGAGTGTTTACTGAGATATGTAAACACTCGATTATTTTATTTGTTGCCTATTGCTCCAGCTCA is a window from the Arcanobacterium buesumense genome containing:
- a CDS encoding DUF3052 family protein is translated as MSGSTAGEAYGFGKGAIVQEFGYDDDVAFELREDIETATGVELEDEDYRGVADGVLAWWRADDGDVDDLTDYLVDVAASLDSDLSVVWLVVPAPREDLHVPTDVVNEAAKTAGMSVTRTMGVGAHWTAYRITVSRSY